In Prionailurus viverrinus isolate Anna chromosome C2, UM_Priviv_1.0, whole genome shotgun sequence, one DNA window encodes the following:
- the P2RY1 gene encoding P2Y purinoceptor 1: MTEGPWPAVPNGTDATFLAGPGWPWGNSTAASTAAVAAASFACSLTKTGFQFYYLPAVYILVFIIGFLGNSVAIWMFVFHMKPWSGISVYMFNLALADFLYVLTLPALIFYYFNKTDWIFGDAMCKLQRFIFHVNLYGSILFLTCISAHRYSGVVYPLKSLGRLKKKNAVYISVLVWLIVVVGISPILFYSGTQVRKNKTITCYDTTSDEYLRSYFIYSMCTTVAMFCVPLVLILGCYGLIVRALIYNDLDNSPLRRKSIYLVIIVLTVFAVSYIPFHVMKTMNLRARLDFQTPEMCAFNDRVYATYQVTRGLASLNSCVDPILYFLAGDTFRRRLSRATRKASRRSEANLQSKSEDMTLNILSEFKQNGDTSL; encoded by the coding sequence ATGACCGAGGGGCCGTGGCCGGCTGTCCCCAACGGGACGGACGCTACCTTCCTGGCTGGCCCGGGCTGGCCCTGGGGGAACAGCACGGCAGCCTCCACGGCTGCGGTGGCGGCAGCCTCCTTCGCCTGCTCGCTGACCAAGACGGGCTTCCAGTTCTACTACCTGCCGGCTGTCTACATCTTGGTGTTCATTATCGGCTTCCTGGGCAACAgcgtggccatctggatgttcgTCTTCCACATGAAGCCGTGGAGCGGCATCTCCGTGTACATGTTCAACTTGGCCCTGGCCGACTTCTTGTACGTTCTGACGCTGCCCGCGCTCATCTTCTACTACTTCAACAAGACAGACTGGATCTTTGGGGACGCCATGTGTAAGCTGCAGAGGTTCATCTTCCATGTGAACCTCTACGGCAGCATCCTGTTCCTAACCTGCATCAGCGCGCACCGGTACAGCGGCGTGGTGTACCCCCTCAAGTCTCTGGGCAGGCTCAAGAAGAAGAACGCGGTCTACATCAGCGTGCTGGTGTGGCTCATCGTGGTGGTGGGGATCTCGCCCATCCTCTTCTACTCGGGTACCCAGGTCcggaaaaacaaaaccatcacCTGCTACGACACCACCTCAGATGAGTACCTGCGAAGTTATTTTATCTACAGCATGTGCACGACCGTGGCCATGTTCTGTGTCCCCTTGGTGCTAATTCTGGGCTGTTACGGATTGATTGTGAGAGCTCTGATCTACAACGACCTGGACAACTCGCCGCTGAGGAGGAAATCCATTTACTTGGTGATTATTGTGCTGACTGTTTTCGCTGTCTCTTACATCCCTTTCCATGTGATGAAAACAATGAATTTGCGGGCCCGGCTGGATTTTCAGACACCAGAAATGTGTGCTTTCAATGACAGGGTTTATGCCACTTACCAGGTGACACGAGGTCTAGCAAGTCTCAACAGTTGTGTGGACCCCATTCTCTATTTCTTGGCAGGAGATACTTTCAGAAGGAGACTGTCCCGGGCCACCAGGAAGGCTTCCAGAAGAAGTGAGGCCAACTTGCAATCCAAGAGTGAAGACATGACCCTCAATATTTTATCTGAGTTCAAACAGAATGGAGATACAAGCTTGTGA